AGACCCGCGTCGGCGGGGGGGTAATAATCGCCGGTGTTTGACCGTTGGGGGGTGGTGGGAGAGTGTCAAACGGACTGGCCACCGGTGAGGCAGGACGTGCGACTGGACCGGACTCCGCGGCGTTCCCCGCACTGGGCGAGTTCGAGGATTGGGAACTTGCCGTCAAGGGACCGGGATTCCCAGGAACTGATCCCGTTACACCGGTGTCAGCAGAGGTATCGACCTGCCGCGTGGGGAGTTCGGTGGGTCCCGGGTTAAACGCCGGTGGCGTTGCCTGTGTGGCCTGCGATGCCGAGGGCTGCGATGGCATCTGGACGGGCATGCCGCCAGGCGGAAGCACCTGAGCGGCATCGGGAATGCCCGTGGATGCGGCCTCGGTCGTCCCGACGCCAGAGTTTTCCGGTGATGCAGAATTCGCATTCTTGGGCGAATTTGTCCGCGCTGAGGATGAGTCGCTCTCCGTAGTCGGTGTGTCGGGAACAATCCAGCCGGCCCCCGCCGGGCTCGAAACATCACCCAATGATGACGCGGCCGACGTTTGCGGCGGTGGCGGCAATACTCGCGGCGATTTCGTGGGTTGCGATTCGAGCAGGGCAGGGATTTCCCGGGATGCCGCCCCTGGCGCCCCACCAACGCGATCCCCCGGTGCGTTGTCGGGAGGTTCCTGACCATCGACCTTTGTGGGTATCACGGGTGACGACAGTTGCCGCTTTTCAGTGGGCAACGGCCGCGACCCGCTGCGAAGAGGATTCTCCGGCGGGTTCAGTGGCGGACCGGATGCCACCGGTGTATTCACCCCAGAGCGAGAGTCAGACTTCTCGAGCGGATGAACACTGTTGCTGGGGACGAACGGCTGCGGTTGAGGAGCAACGGCCGGCTGGGGGATAGCGGTCTGGTTCAGTTCCTCAGCCTGGACCGACATCCCATGCCCGTTCCAGAACATCTTGATCGTGATGGCCGCAACCGGTACCACCACGAGGACCGTCGCGAGAATCAGCCATCGACCCGGCCGTGTGACCAGATACATCTTGAGCCGTTGCACCCATGCATGCATGGGAGATCCTCCATGCTGACGAAGCATGTTTCGTTGAACCTCTTCTGTACTTGCGAGAGGGAGTTCGATCCGGCGTTTCCCTTCCCATTAGAACGGGTGCTACCCAGTGGCGTCCTACCCGTGCCGAGGTTTATTTGGTCGCCCCGCTCGAAAACGGAGACACCGGCGACCCGCTGGCAACCTGCGCGGGTCTGGTAAATAGCAAATTTTTCAAAGGTTGGAAAGAGCAAATTCACAGCCCACGGCGGTAGGGCAGTGGCCGACGCGACGCGCGCATGGCCCAAAAAGAAATCGCGGGAAGAACGAGGGGACGCCGGGGAAGGCGTCCATCTAACGGAGCTAAAAACCCTAAAAGCCTTGACACAATTCTTTCCCAGCAGATTTCACGCACCGTTTTCCTGTTACCAGGCGAATCCGCTTCCGTTTTCGCCCTCGATTCCGACTTGCCTTCGAAGTTTTCCTCCGTATGATCTTTAATGCCCCGGGGGGGGTAACCGGTGGTCGGTTGCCGCACTATGGATGATGAAACGTGACCGGCAAACGAAGCTGGTAAAGAAGCTGTTGGTTCCTTTGGCTCGTGTGGAGGTGAACCTATGAAGCGCGTCATCAGTGGCTTGCTGGGGCTCGGCTGTTTGATGCTGGCATTGGGCCTGGGGTCCTGTGCCGTGGCGGAGCAGAAGGGTGTCAAGGTGGGTGATCCTGCCCCGGATTGGAAGGGAATTATCGGAGTGGATGACAAGCAGCATTCCCTCTCCGACTACAAGGACGCCAAGCTCATCGTCCTTGTCTTCACGTGCAACCACTGCCCGGTGGCGAAGGCCTACGAAGATCGTCTTATCGCCCTGCAGAAAGACTACAAGGACAAAGGGGTCCAGGTCATCGCCGTCAATGTCAACAACATCCCGGAAGATCGCCTCGATCGCATGAAGGAGCGGGCAAAAGAAAAGGGCTTCAACTTCCCCTACATCTATGATTCCAGCCAAAAGATGGGCCACGATTATGGTGCCCGAGTAACTCCGCATGTGTTCGTCCTGGATTCCGAGCGAAAGATTGCCTACATCGGCGCGATTGACGACAACATGGACCCGGCCAAGGTGAAAAAGCATTATCTCCGGGACGCCCTGGATGCACTCCTGGATGGCAAGAGTCCGCCTGTTGCGGAAACCAAGGCCTTTGGCTGCACAATCAAGTACGAATGACCGAAAAAGGTCTATGAATTCCAAAGGCGGGTGTTTTTAACAGTCCGCCAATTTTTAAATTTTCCGCAGCTCCCTTTTCGCGATCGCCTGGATGAGAACTTTCTGAACGCGGCCGCCTTTCCGGCGGCCGTTTTTCTTTTGGCATCAGATATCGCGCGGAACTGACGAGAAACGTCCACGCCCAGCGTGAGGCGTCTGACGTTGGAGAGCATCTGTTAGGCACTTTTAAGTGCCGTGCAATTAACTTTGTGGCACACTCAGCGCAGCTCACGCTCGCGCGCTGGTAGTCCAATCAAAAGAATCCCCACAGAAAAATCCATCGTATACTTTCTGGCCAATTTGTTGACAGACTTGATACATGTCACTAAATTACACAGGTGGAGTCTCTGGTCATGGTATGGGTGGGTTTTCTCGTCAGTTGAGGAGGTATCGTCATGCGAGGGTCTCGAATCAGCAGCCGCTCTCGTGGTTTCACTCTGGTGGAACTGCTCGTAGTGATTGCCATTATCGGCATCTTAATCGCACTGCTGCTCCCCGCAGTCCAGGCAGCGCGTGAGGCTGCCCGTCGCTCGCAGTGCACAAACAACCTCAAACAACTGGGGTTGGGTTTGCAGAATTATCACGACGTCAACAAAGTATTCCCTTACCGAAAGGGAGGATCCGAAGGGTGCAGCACTGACGCGTGGTGCTCCAATCGGGGGCGGAAGAGTGGATTCGTCCCTCTCCTGCCCTATATTGAGCAAAACGCCCTTTATGAACGAATCCGCGCAGGGGATCCCACCGGCGCCACAAGTGGCGGCAACGTGGTTCCGCCGGACGGCCCCGCCGGTTGGCAGAGCTGGTCCGTGTGGAACGACTCCCCTGATCTACTCCTGTGCCCCTCGGATAACGGCTATCCGGATCGCAACGGTGCCTACAACTCTTACGCGTTCTGTGTGGGCGACCAGGTAGAGGGCGTTCAAAACGGTGTCAGTGGTGACAACGTTCGTGGGCTTTTCAGCCGCCGACGCACCTACTCGATAGCGGACATCACCGATGGTACCAGCAATACGATCGCCATGAGCGAACGGCTCTGCCAACAGAAACTTGGTTCTTACCGCGGACAGTATCCGGTGGCCGTTCCTGCCAGGAGCATCGAGCACGTGCTCGGCGTGGCCATCGGCGTTTCGGGGGTCATCAATTCTCCAGCTCTGTGCATGACGGTGTCCGACGGCCGTTATTTCAATCAAGGCGTTGCAATTCAGGCACGCTTTGGTGTTCGCTGGACTGACGGGCAGCCCATGTACGTAAGCTTCAATACCGTGTTGCCACCAAACGCGCCAGCCTGTTCTGATGATGCGGCTCAATATGGCGATGCGCACCACCTTGTCATTCCTCCTGCCAGTCGCCACCCAGGGGGCGTCAACTGCTTGTTCGCCGACGGTTCGGTGCGATTCATCTCTAACACCATCAACACCGGGAATCTTGGCGCCTATCAGCCCTTTAATGGGCCGAGCGTTTACGGTGTGTGGGGAGCCCTCGGCTCCAAGGACGGTAGCGAATCGGTGACCGCACCATGACGATTCGTGCGGCTTCAAAATCGTTGTACTCGACGGCCATGTCTCCGGCAGGCCGTAAGTCCAGGGTTGACTCCGCCCACCGGTGGGTGCTGTGAATGTTGCAATCGGGAGGGTGCTTGGACAGGAAGGAGAATTCGATGACCGCGCGCATTCTCCATTTTTCCGTGGCAGCCACGGTGGCTCTCGTCCTCGTTCTGGGGTGTTCTCGCGGGCCGAGCCGCCCCAAAACGTATCCCGTCAGCGGCACCGTGACCATGAACGGCCAACCGGTGGAAGGGGCCAGGGTCGTGTTTGTACCCAAGTCTGCGGCGGCTGGTGCGCCTGGCTCCGCAGGTGGGGCGCAGCCACAGGGCCCGCAGGTGGCAACCGGGGAAACCGATGCCCAGGGTCGTTATCAGTTGGGCACTTTCGCCAAGGGAGACGGCGCAATTCCTGGAGAGTATTTGGTCAAGGTGTTCAAATACCCCACTCCCACGGTTCAGACAGGAACAGGTGGCGGTGACGAGGACTACCGGCCACCGGAGGAAGGCGCGGCCCCGCCCCCAGCTGCCAAAAACCTGCTCCCGGAAAAATATGCCAATAAGAATACTTCCGGATTGAGCTTCACTGTGGAACCTAAAGCCAACACGTTTAAGATTCAACTTACACCCTAAAACTGCAATTGGCGAAGCACGGCGAATCTGGTCGACGGGGGTTATTCATGCGCGCTCCTCCAAGTAACCATGGGCAAACGGAATGTGCTGTGGTAGCGGCAATTCATGAATTGCCCCTACAATTCAACACTGGTACGCGGTAACGCAACGGCGCTCATAGCAAACGGCCCGTTACTTTCCCGTCCTATTCCAAAAATACGGATCTTCTTCGGATCCCTTTCCAGTCTTTTTGTCCCCCACAGCGGCTGAACCTCCCGCAGTTCACAGCGCGGTTGTCAAGGGAAGGGCGTTTCTCTTTAACAGGTTCTCCGCAAGGCACTCCCCCTCAAACATTGCCGCCGTCTCGCCAAATTTCTTTCCGGCGAGCAAAACTAGCGACGCGCCCGGCAACCTGATTGTTGCTTTTTAAATACGGTCGAAGTAGAATTCAGACAGTTAACCAGCCCGCCTGTAACAAATTGTTTCGTTGCCCGCGGTTTAACTCCAGAGCAAGCCCTAGGAGGTGCGCGATGAACAGGTGTGTGCGTTATCTGAAAGGGAGGGGTTTCACCCTCGTGGAACTTCTGGTCGTGATCGCCATCATCGGCATCCTGATTGCGCTGTTGCTCCCTGCGGTGCAGGCAGCCCGTGAGGCGGCCCGCCGCTCGCAGTGCACAAACAACCTCAAACAACTGGGGCTTGCCCTTCACAACTACCACGATGTCCACAAGCGATTTGTGCCTCTCAAGGCGGGAACAACCGGGGCATCACCGTGGAACGACAATAACAACGGTCAGCTCTGCGGGCTCATTCCTTTGACACCGTTCCTCGAACAGCGCGCGTTGTGGGACGCTATCACGGCTGGCGGAACCCTTGACGACGGTACGCCCACCAAACCGTTTGGCCCAGCAGCCTGGCGAACAGATTACTGGCCCTTCCGCCAGCAGGTCCCTACCCTTCTGTGTCCTTCCGACCCTGCTTACGGCAAGAAGGGTTCAGGCGAGCAGGGCTTCAACAACTACCATTTCAATGTAGGCGACCACATTAATCGGAACGCTTACGATCAACCAAACCGTGGACCCTTCGCACATTTCTATTGGGCCAGTTTTTCCGACATCATTGACGGCTCCAGTAATACATTTGGGATGATCGAGCGGAGCATCTATTTCAAGACCGGGGCGATTCGCGGCGATGGCGTCGCGAATCTTGCGGGAATTGATCAAAATCCCACATTGTGCCTGGCCACCAAAGGCCAGAATGGAATGTACGCCAGCGGCTACACCCTGCACTCCGAGAAGGTGGTGGGACGCCGCTGGGCTGATGGTCGCCCGTACTGGAACGGCGTCACCACCGTGCTGCCCCCCAATAGCCCAACGTGCTTAGGTACTGCCAATAGCTGGGAATGG
This is a stretch of genomic DNA from Thermogutta terrifontis. It encodes these proteins:
- a CDS encoding thioredoxin family protein encodes the protein MKRVISGLLGLGCLMLALGLGSCAVAEQKGVKVGDPAPDWKGIIGVDDKQHSLSDYKDAKLIVLVFTCNHCPVAKAYEDRLIALQKDYKDKGVQVIAVNVNNIPEDRLDRMKERAKEKGFNFPYIYDSSQKMGHDYGARVTPHVFVLDSERKIAYIGAIDDNMDPAKVKKHYLRDALDALLDGKSPPVAETKAFGCTIKYE
- a CDS encoding DUF1559 domain-containing protein, which gives rise to MRGSRISSRSRGFTLVELLVVIAIIGILIALLLPAVQAAREAARRSQCTNNLKQLGLGLQNYHDVNKVFPYRKGGSEGCSTDAWCSNRGRKSGFVPLLPYIEQNALYERIRAGDPTGATSGGNVVPPDGPAGWQSWSVWNDSPDLLLCPSDNGYPDRNGAYNSYAFCVGDQVEGVQNGVSGDNVRGLFSRRRTYSIADITDGTSNTIAMSERLCQQKLGSYRGQYPVAVPARSIEHVLGVAIGVSGVINSPALCMTVSDGRYFNQGVAIQARFGVRWTDGQPMYVSFNTVLPPNAPACSDDAAQYGDAHHLVIPPASRHPGGVNCLFADGSVRFISNTINTGNLGAYQPFNGPSVYGVWGALGSKDGSESVTAP
- a CDS encoding DUF1559 domain-containing protein; translated protein: MNRCVRYLKGRGFTLVELLVVIAIIGILIALLLPAVQAAREAARRSQCTNNLKQLGLALHNYHDVHKRFVPLKAGTTGASPWNDNNNGQLCGLIPLTPFLEQRALWDAITAGGTLDDGTPTKPFGPAAWRTDYWPFRQQVPTLLCPSDPAYGKKGSGEQGFNNYHFNVGDHINRNAYDQPNRGPFAHFYWASFSDIIDGSSNTFGMIERSIYFKTGAIRGDGVANLAGIDQNPTLCLATKGQNGMYASGYTLHSEKVVGRRWADGRPYWNGVTTVLPPNSPTCLGTANSWEWGIFSPSSYHPGGVNALLMDGSVRFISETIDTGNLAAPQPGNRGGPSPYGVWGALGSMAGGEPVSSP